The proteins below come from a single Aspergillus oryzae RIB40 DNA, chromosome 5 genomic window:
- a CDS encoding SDR family oxidoreductase (dehydrogenases with different specificities (related to short-chain alcohol dehydrogenases)), which translates to MSRLTDQFSLQGRTALVTGGARGCGLAFARGLAEAGANVAVFDVVDPDTAFYTIEKEYNVRTAYYRVDVSSQESLESGFSQFQKDFNNALDICVPCAGINRHLPFLEFTYKDHHDLVSINVLGLYFTAQLAAKQMIANGTKHGSIVLVASMASHIAVRSQLCSAYCGTKGAVRAMCPAIAKELAEYDIRVNSISPGYVRTEMTAAFPHLVQGWESEAMNGRIAEPEDIMGACVFLASDASAYMTGQDIIVDGGVTRW; encoded by the exons ATGTCCAGGCTAACCGATCAGTTTTCGCTCCAAGGTCGAACTGCGCTAGTAACAGGGGGAGCCCGAGGTTGCGGACTCGCCTTTGCGCGTGGACTGGCTGAGGCAGGGGCAAATGTAGCCGTCTTCGATGTCGTAGATCCAGACACTGCGTTCTATACCATTGAGAAGGAGTATAATGTTCGCACAGCGTATTACAG AGTCGATGTTTCGTCGCAGGAATCGCTTGAGAGTGGCTTCTCGCAGTTTCAGAAGGACTTCAACAATGCTCTCGATATCTGTGTCCCATGCGCTGGAATCAACCGCCATCTACCCTTCCTGGAGTTTACCTACAAAGACCACCACGATCTGGTCTCGATTAATGTACTTGGTCTATATTTTACTGCCCAACTGGCGGCAAAACAGATGATTGCGAACGGGACAAAACATGGGAGCATCGTTCTTGTAGCTAGTATGGCTAGTCACATTGCAGTGCGAAGCCAATTGTGCAGCGCATACTGCGGAACCAAAGGAGCAGTTCGAGCGATGTGCCCAGCCATTGCAAAAGAGTTGGCCGAATAC GATATCCGAGTAAACTCCATATCTCCTGGGTACGTGCGAACAGAGATGACTGCAGCT TTCCCCCATCTTGTTCAAGGTTGGGAGTCGGAAGCCATGAATGGGCGGATTGCCGAGCCTGAGGATATCATGGGGGCGTGTGTTTTCCTAGCGAGCGACGCCAGTGCGTACATGACGGGGCAGGATATCATTGTAGATGGGGGAGTGACCCGATGGtag
- a CDS encoding uncharacterized protein (2-polyprenyl-6-methoxyphenol hydroxylase and related FAD-dependent oxidoreductases), with amino-acid sequence MAPRIHIKQQQTRSQSCRLDILIVGAGLAGLGSAISCALVGHAVHILEAAQEIKEVGAGIQVLPNSSRVLQHWGLEEALTPYMTFPSVCNFIGWKGNKISHMDFHESESNYPGTWYRDFHRADLQRCLVDRALELGVRMTCNARIATVHVSDDGATATVVAADGRQWEGDLVIGADGVFGKLTEELLGRSDPPVKTGDLAYRLLLSTEEMRKDPELAPFVNHPQVNYWLGPDAHAVNYVLRGGDLFNMVLLVPDDIPEDSLASTIEGNVQEMCALFEGWDPRIQKLLKLCQSVQKWRLCIRFGEFDWSHPSGSWIMLGDAVHATLPYLASGAGMAFEDGAVQGECLSRLPDRDDVAKTSPDFLQAKRHALSVFQQCRKERTKMVVDRGNIQQYLYHLHDGPEQEERDRKMQMTPTPEGEALAWRDPGLAPKLLGYDHIADTDAQFKRAITYFFPTTSVTVT; translated from the exons ATGGCCCCTCGCATTCACATTaagcaacaacaaacccGCTCCCAATCATGCCGACTTGACATTCTGATTGTCGGAGCTGGCCTGGCAGGACTGGGCTCCGCCATTAGCTGTGCTCTCGTCGGTCACGCTGTTCACATTCTCGAAGCTGCCCAGGAGATCAAAGAAGTCGGCGCTGGTATTCAAGTTCTTCCGAACAGTTCGCGCGTTCTCCAGCATTGGGGCCTGGAGGAGGCGTTGACCCCGTATATGACGTTTCCAAGTGTCTGTAATTTTATCGGATGGAAGGGGAATAAAATCTCCCACATGGACTTTCATGAATCCGAGAGCAATTATCCTGGAACATGGTATCGGGATTTCCATCGTGCGGATCTCCAGCGGTGTCTTGTGGACAGAGCTCTGGAGCTAGGGGTACGAATGACCTGCAATGCACGCATCGCAACCGTCCATGTCAGCGATGATGGCGCCACAGCAACCGTCGTCGCAGCGGACGGGAGGCAATGGGAAGGAGATCTGGTGATCGGAGCCGACGGTGTATTTGGAAAGTTGACAGAGGAGTTGCTTGGGCGCAGCGATCCCCCGGTCAAGACGGGGGATCTCGCATATCGCCTATTGTTGTCAACTGAAGAGATGCGAAAAGACCCAGAGTTGGCACCCTTTGTGAACCATCCGCAGGTCAACTACTGGCTGGGTCCTGATGCTCATGCTG TGAACTACGTACTTCGAGGCGGAGATCTGTTCAACATGGTCTTGCTTGTGCCAGACGATATCCCGGAGGATTCCCTAGCATCAACGATCGAAGGAAACGTGCAGGAGATGTGCGCCTTGTTTGAAGGCTGGGATCCACG TATTCAAAAGCTACTCAAGCTCTGCCAGTCGGTGCAGAAATGGAGGCTTTGCATCCGTTTCGGGGAGTTCGACTGGTCTCATCCATCCGGTTCATGGATAATGCTGGGCGATGCCGTGCATGCGACTCTGCCATATCTCGCTTCAGG GGCCGGTATGGCTTTCGAAGACGGTGCCGTTCAGGGCGAATGCCTATCTCGCCTCCCTGACCGTGATGATGTCGCAAAGACGTCGCCAGACTTCCTCCAGGCTAAAAGGCACGCCCTGTCTGTGTTCCAACAGTGTCGTAAGGAGCGTACAAAGATGGTCGTTGACCGAGGAAACATCCAACAATATTTATATCACCTACACGACGGGCCCgaacaagaggaaagagatcgCAAGATGCAGATGACACCCACACCTGAAGGCGAGGCGCTGGCTTGGAGAGACCCAGGGTTGGCTCCGAAGCTATTGGGTTATGATCATATTGCCGAT ACCGATGCCCAGTTTAAACGGGCTATTACCtatttcttccccaccacATCAGTTACCGTCACGTAA
- a CDS encoding RHO alpha subunit C-terminal catalytic domain-containing protein (predicted protein) — translation MIPVSATKSKIENEVYRHRDATDKEFDDINAFYRQVLDEDKELCVGAQGNLGTGVFVNGELHPDKEKGPIHFQENVKEMLMEHRKKEEQQGGREIWPAIPKLSEHMTEKLAGEERFCSQLEATTCLNRPELTW, via the exons ATGATCCCGGTGTCCGCAACCAAGAGCAAGATTGAGAACGAGGTATATCGTCATCGAGATGCGACGGACAAAGAGTTCGATGATATCAACGCGTTCTATCGGCAAGTGCTTGACGAGGATAAGGAGTTGTGTGTAGGCGCCCAGGGCAATCTGGGCACCGGGGTCTTCGTCAACGGCGAGCTTCACccagacaaggaaaag GGCCCGATTCATTTCCAGGAGAATGTGAAGGAAATGCTCATGGAGCAccgaaagaaggaagaacaacaaggcgGACGAGAAATATGGCCTGCGATTCCTAAACTATCTGAGCACATGACTGAGAAGCTGGCTGGCGAAGAACGATTCTGTTCACAATTAGAGGCTACCACTTGCCTGAACAGGCCGGAGCTGACATGGTGA
- a CDS encoding uncharacterized protein (predicted protein) gives MKGALFFVFYCQVALDLCAVFSPPAQTRTAHSMGVGPPASPARTRTPDNKVVDRAINKRHANLSGPCGGERGQTALPPDSFLAGPARTFRAYGVLYPHIVVWQSVYGEIQIDRSLQMIGNSGLLVWLGLKTPSQMDKQQSRSYGVSNSVLRLPKHW, from the exons ATGAAAGGAGCGTTGTTTTTCGTGTTTTATTGTCAAGTGGCATTGGAT CTCTGCGCCGTTTTCTCACCCCCTGCTCAGACACGGACTGCTCACAGTATGGGGGTGGGTCCACCTGCTTCACCTGCTCGGACACGGACTCCTGACAATAAGGTGGTGGATCGGGCGATAAACAAAAGACATGCCAATCTTTCTGGACCGTGCGGTGGCGAGCGTGGTCAAACGGCTCTGCCTCCAGACTCTTTCCTCGCAGGGCCTGCGAGAACCTTTCGAGCTTATGGAGTTCTTTATCCCCACATTGTCGTCTGGCAAAGTGTATACGGAGAAATTCAGATCGACAGATCTTTGCAAATGATTGGAAATTCAGGTCTCCTGGTGTGGCTGGGCTTAAAGACTCCGTCTCAGATGGACAAACAACAATCCCGATCGTACGGAGTGTCAAACTCAGTGTTGAGACTGCCGAAACATTGGTGA